Part of the Streptomyces sp. NBC_01426 genome is shown below.
AGCTCGTAGCACCGTCCGTCGCGCAACAGAGCCCAGAGGACGTTGACGCGGCGGCGTGCGAGGGCGAGGACGGCTTGGGTGTGGCGCTTGCCTTCGGCTCGTTTGCGGTCGTAGAACCGGCGGGACTCCTCGGACCTTCGGATACTGAACAGCGCGGAGGTGTAGAACACACGCTGGAGCCGTCGGTTGTATCGCTGGGGGCGCCGGAGGTTGCCGCTGATCTTGCCGGAGTCGCGGGGAACGGGCGCGACGCCGCCGAAGCCGGCGAGTCGGTCCGGGGTCCCGAAGGCGGCCATGTCGCCGCCGGTGGCGGCCAGGAACTCGGCGCCGAGGATGATGCCGAGTCCTGGCATGCTGGTGATCACTTCGAAGTGGTGGTGGTCGCGAAACCGGGCCTCGATGAGCTTGTCGAGCTCGGCGACCTGCTGGTTGAGGGCCATCACCTCGTTCGCCAGGGTGTGGACCATCTGGGCGGTCAGCTTCTCGCCGGGCAGGCTGGTGTGCTGGCGTTCGGCGGCCTCGACTGCGGTCTCGGCGAGCTGGTCGGCGCGGAGAATCTTGCGGTTTCGGAGCCAGGTCTCCAGTCGCTTGGTGCCGAGCCGACGGATGGCTGCGGGGGTCTGGTAGCCAGTCAGCAGGGTCAGCGGACCCTTGTTGGTGAGGTCCAAGGCCCGTTCCAGGCCCGGGAAGATACCGGTCAGCTGGGCTCGGAGCCGGTTGACGGTGCGGGTCCGGTCGGCGACCAGGTCTATGCGGCGGCCGGTGAGGATCTTGAGGTCGATGACGGTTTCGTCGCCGGTGCGTAAGGGGTTCAGGTCACGCCGGATGCGGACCTGGTCGGCGATGACCGCGGCGTCCTTGGCGTCGGTTTTGCCCTCGCCGCGATAGCTCTCAGAGGCGCGGTGGATGGCCCGGCCGGAGATGTAGTTCACCGGCTGCTCGTGGTTGAGGAGGATCGCGATGGCCAGGGCGGCTCCGCCGTCGGCCAAGTCGATTCCCCAGGTCACCTCATTGCCCAGGGCCAGGACGTCGGTGAGGAGTTCGAGGAGTTCGGGCTCTTCGTTGGCGACGCGTCGTGACAGCAGCCGGTGGCCGCTCGCGTCGATCGCGACGCAGTGGTGGTGTGTCTTGCCTGCGTCGATGCCGGCCCAGATCGTGACCATGGTGCCTCCGTGCGGTGGGGTGTGCTGGTGCCTCCCGACGGACGACCTCGCTGTCGATTCCCTACGGAGCGATCATTCGCAATTCCTAATTGGCAGCCGAGTCGTCGTGGGGCGTCGGGCGGCCAATCAGTGATAGCCACAAGCGGCAGAAGTTTGAAAGCCCCACCCGACGCCCCTGGGTGGGCCAACCATACGAAGGGCTCGCCCGGTCCCGCAGAACAACGTAGGGACGTTTGACCGGGGTCGAACGCACCTGCCGGTGGAGCGGGAGGGTCACCGGCACGGTCGAGTGTCCCGAGTAGCAGGGCCCGAAGACCGTCTGCCGTCATCCATGCCGGGCCGACCGACGTTTTCGGATGCAGGAGAGCTGCGGGAGGAGGTACTTGCACAGCATCAGTTGTCAGCCAAGCGATGGCTGATTCCCTGCGAGTTGATCAATCTGGGGCGAAGGGTCTCTCTGGCAGCTCTAGCGTGGCGGGGGAAGCCGACATAACGAACTTAAGGAGCGCCATGACCAGCAGCGAAGCAGATCCCGCCGCCGTTCCCGCCGACCAGGAGGCCCAGCAGATCCCGGTGGTGATCAGCATGTCCGAGGTCGACGCCGCCACCGACGCCCGCGACGCCTTGTTGCGGGCCATTGGCGCTGAAGCCCAGATTGTCGCGGACAAGTTCCCGGGCCAGGCAGCCAAGGCCCTGGTTGACCTTGCGAACGCCTACGCCCTGGTGACCGCCGGAACCACAGCAGTCGCCACGGTCTCCGCGCCCACCCGGTCGTTCGCGAGCACCATCAGCAACCTTCAGAACGCCAACGAGAACGCGTCGGCCGCGTTGGGCTGAGTAGAGGGCTGAGCTCGCTGCTGAGACGGCCAGATGAGGCTGGCCCATCAGGCCGCCTGAGATCCGCGCCATGAGATGGCGGGCTTGCTTCCCGATGCAAGTCCGCCGCTCGCCGGTCAAACTTCCCTACGTTGTTCTGCGGGACCGGGCGAGCCCTTCGTATGGTTGGCCCACCCAGGGGCGTCGGGTGGGGCTTTCAAACTTCTGCCGCTTGTGGCTATCACTGATTGGCCGCCCGACGCCCCACGACGACTCGGCTGCCAATTAGGAATTGCGAATGATCGCTCCGTAGGGAATCGACAGCGAGGTCGTCCGTCGGGAGGCACCAGCACACCCCACCGCACGGAGGCACCATGGTCACGATCTGGGCCGGCATCGACGCAGG
Proteins encoded:
- a CDS encoding IS110 family transposase — its product is MVTIWAGIDAGKTHHHCVAIDASGHRLLSRRVANEEPELLELLTDVLALGNEVTWGIDLADGGAALAIAILLNHEQPVNYISGRAIHRASESYRGEGKTDAKDAAVIADQVRIRRDLNPLRTGDETVIDLKILTGRRIDLVADRTRTVNRLRAQLTGIFPGLERALDLTNKGPLTLLTGYQTPAAIRRLGTKRLETWLRNRKILRADQLAETAVEAAERQHTSLPGEKLTAQMVHTLANEVMALNQQVAELDKLIEARFRDHHHFEVITSMPGLGIILGAEFLAATGGDMAAFGTPDRLAGFGGVAPVPRDSGKISGNLRRPQRYNRRLQRVFYTSALFSIRRSEESRRFYDRKRAEGKRHTQAVLALARRRVNVLWALLRDGRCYELTPPTALAA